The following nucleotide sequence is from Leopardus geoffroyi isolate Oge1 chromosome D4, O.geoffroyi_Oge1_pat1.0, whole genome shotgun sequence.
AGTTGCGGCCTCAGCATCTGGCCTCTGCAGGGGGCTGCcctgggtgggctgggggccAGCAGGAACTTAACCTGACTCAGCTGCAGGTATGGGGTGGGTTGGAGACCAGGGCATCAGTCCTTTCTTCAGCTCTGTCTCCTCAATGGCCCTTTTCCTCCTCTGGCTCTTGTCTCTGCACCCCACCCTACTAGTGTCtgggggctctctgctgccacTCCATGTGTGTTCACTGGGGTGCAGGGAGGATCCCTGttttggggggtgtggggggtcgGAGGCCTGGGCCCATTCTCAAAAGCAGAAGTTCCTGAtcgaccctcccccccccccccccccccaagtgttCTTAAGTGCGCGGGGGATGTCTCTGGATTCTGGTGGTGCCAGGGTCCCTGCTCCCCTTGGTTCCCACTTGGGATTCAGAGAGCCCCTGGCGCCTGGCAGGCCGAGctgcgggcggggcgggcggggcgggcgggagggagggagggatgggcagCGGGGCCGGGCCTTGACCCTTCTTTACCCCTAATCGGCGCCAGCTAGCACCGACTTCTCCAGGAAGCCGGGTGGTTGCCCGATAAGCTGCGCCCTCCCCGCGCCGCCACTTCCTCAAGGCCCGCGGCTGTTCCTGGGAGGACCCGAGAGATTTGCATGGGGCCCTGCGGGGAGCCGCTTCCTGGTCAGCGGGGAGAGGCCGGCACCAGGAgtcacccttccccccccccccccccccccccccccccgcgctccGCACTCCCTGGGGACCTCCCAGAGGAGGGACGTCGCTCCAGGGAAGGGTCCCAGTCGGCCATGCCGACTCCTGGAGACCCTCCCCATCTTCCTGTTGCAGAGAGGGCGACCTGCATGCGGAGCGCCGCCCCTGCGCCATGGACAGCGGCCAGCCCAGTCTGGAGGCCGCGGGCCCCGGCGTCCCCCGCCCGAGCGTGATCGCGCCGCTGCGCGCAGTGGTCCGTCTGCGCCGCCGCGTGTGCCTCCTGCGCAAGCGGCGCCCCCAGCCGCCCGGCTCGGGGTCGGCTTCCGCGTCGGGGGCGCCGCACGCTGACCCGGACCAGCCCCGGTTCTTCACCTTCGACGGCCCGGAGCCGCCGTCCAGGACGCCGCGCAAGAGGCGCCGACGCAGCCGCGTGGTGCTCTACCCGGAGACCTCGCGCAAGTACCGGCCTCACGCGGAGCGCCGCAGCCGCGCGCAGCGCTGCCTCCTGCTGCTCGTGGCCATCGTGGGCTTCCAGGTGCTCAACGCCATCGAGAACCTGGACGATAACGCGCAGCGCTACGACCTCGACGGGCTGGAGAAGGCGCTGCAGCGCGCCGTGTTCGGGCAGCCGGCCGCCGTGGGGCGCATCGTGGCGCTGCTGCGGGACTACCTGGCCACGCACGTGCACAGCCGCCCGCTGCTTCTGGCGCTGCACGGGCCCAGCGGCGTGGGCAAGAGCCACGTGGGTCGCCTGCTGGCACGCCACTTCCGCGCGGTGCTTGAGGACGGCGCGCTCGTGCTGCAGTACCACGCGCGGCACCACTGCCCCAAGGCGCGCGCTGCGCAGGACTGCCGCGAGGAGCTGGCCCGGCTGGTGGCCGGCGTGGTGGAGCGGGCCGAAGCGGAGGAGAAGACCCCGCTCGTGGTGCTGGATGAGGCGGAGCTCCTGCCCCTGGCGCTGCTGGACGAGCTGCACGGCTTCCTGCAGCCGCAGCGCGCCCACCACTTCCGCAACGCCATCTACGTGCTCCTCAGCAGCGCGGGCGGCGCGGAAATCACGCGCTTCGTGCTGCAGAACGCGTCCCGCGCGCTGCCCCCGCGCCCCGACGGCGCCCGCGGTGCTCACGGCGACTGGGATGCGGTGGCCGCCGTGCGGGCCGAGGAGGAGCTGCGCGCCGGCCTGCGGGCGCTCCTGGTCCGCGAGCACCCGCTGTGGCAGGCCGCGGCCATCGTGCCCTTGCTGCTGCTGGACAAGCGGGCCGTGGTCAGCTGCTTCCGGGACGAGATGGCCGGGGAGGGCTTCTTCCCGGAGCAGGCCCGGGCCGAGCTCCTGGCCGCGCAGCTCAAGTACTACCGCGTGGCTGGCCGCGAGTTTGCCGTCACTGGCTGCAAGCAGGTGGTGGCCACGGTGAACCTCTTGTAGCAGGGGCCCGGCTGGACACGGCGGACGCTTGTGGGCACGAGGGGACATCTCGGGGACATCTCGGTCGTTGGTGGTAGTAGGAGGGAGGGGACCCTGTGGATTTGCCTGGGGCCCCTAATAAATCTGTTTATAGCCCCCACCGCCCTCCCTAACCCGTGGTTCACGCTgggaggctggtgggggtggCTCGGCTCCGAGCCCCCACTTCGAGTCACAGTTCCCCCATCAGTGCCCCCAGTCTGCCACCTCCCGGCCCTAGCCCACATCcctaagcacctgctgtgtgcccctCCTCGCAGGCATCGGTACGGAGGCTGTATGGCCTCAGAGAAAGTAGCTCCCAGGGTCACCTAGTTGGTCCCCTGCGGCTGGATATGGCTGCAGCAGccatcagacacacacacacacactctctctctctctctccctccctctctctctctctctctctcagtctgcgccgcaaccccctccccaccctgtggGACCAAAGTCCTGGGTGCTTCTCCAGCCAGGAGAAGGGCATGGACTCCCCGGATTTCTCCCGGACTCTGGGGCCCAGGAGCTCCCTGGGAGGCAATAGGGGGGATGGGAGTCCACACATAATGAATTGATCCATTGGAATCCCCTGAACGCTCTGGAAGGTGGGGGGATCTCGCGGTGCCAGCGGTAGATGGCAGGGcccaagttgggggggggggtggcgctgaCTTCTCCGATCCCCCTGCCCTGGCCACCAACTGGCTTCAGGTCGCTGACTGGGGGAGGCCCGTAGGTAGAGATCCTTTAGACTCGACCGCAGAGGTTTCCAGACCCCTGTCGCTTTTCGGGCGCGGTGGGCGTTGTTTGTgcgcgggcggggggggggggtgtgctccTGGAGGGCGGCGGTCGCGTCCAAGCGACCCCCACTCGGTCTCGCAGCCCCGCGTCCCCCGCGCCCTGGGATGGCCTCAGTGCTGCCGCCCAGTGGCCGCGCGTGTCCGCCCGGGCCGCGGAGGTCGCGGGGGCGTGTCCCGCGTCTCCCTGTCGCCCGGGTCCCCGCAGCAGGCCCAGCTCATCTTGGAGGAGGGCACACAGAGCCCGAGGGCCGGGGACACGTGCACACACGTCATCGGCGACCCCGGCCTCGGCGAATCCCAAAGGGGGACccggggagcagagggaagggccCCGCAGAGGCGAAGCTCGAGTTGACTGGGCGCCGGGCTGTGCGGcaccatcccacccccaccccgcgtcTGAGCTCAGCATGACCTCTGAGCCCCGCAGACCTCAGAATCATCCCAGGCCGGCTCCCCAAGGGCCCCGCGTGGCGGGAGCCCCCTCACCGCCCATCCATTCTGGCCCTGGGGGCCGTCTGCGGCCCTGGGCCAAGGTCAGCccgaggagggggcgggggggggggggggggacgctggCCAGGTGCCGCGGACCTGCGGCCCCGCGCCCGGGAATCAAGGGCAGAATGGGGCCAGGCTGACCCAAGAGGCTCTGAGAACTGgcgggaaggggggaggggggagacgcTTGGGAAGCTTTGTTCCTcaaggaggttggggggggggggtggccagcTCTGTCCACCAGATCCCACTTGCTGGGCAGCTGGGGACAGGAGCCCCATGTCTCTAAGGCCGAATATATGACAGGAGCCTGTGTCCAGTGCCGAGGTCCGAGGTCCCCGGCGCCGCTCCTGCTTCCGGTGCGTGGAAGCAGCGCCTACAACGCAGCGACAGACTTGAACTTCTCCGACTTTGTTTTGTGCCTTCTAGTTGTCCTGCCTTTTTAcgccttgtttatttttatttgggggcaGTGGTCCCCCTGAGCACACGCCGTCCCATCTGTGTCCTCTCACTCGACCCTCCATACCAGACATTATGTTTATGTTTACTCTTTGTTgatgtttaagttttattttgttgactTATTTATCAACCAGCTCCCTCTTTTCTCCATGCTCTGTAATTCCCATTCGGTGATAAATGGGTTCCTGCCGGACTGTTTCCAGGATGAGGGTCAGCAGCACACTGTCCGGTGGCCTGTTAGTCTTTGGAAGTCATGACAGCTGCCGGGACATCTTCTTTGAAGTTATTTGACTCCTTCTTGGGCTTTTTTCCTTAGAACTTGATGTTGTCAGATTCTTGGGGAAACCTTTTAGGATTTGACTGGAACTGCACTGATTGAGAGATCAGCTTGGGGAATGGTGATTCCATGACAATGCCACGCTTTGTAGAAAGCCTGGCTTAACATATTTCAGTAGAGCTTTGTAACTTTCTGCGGACAGGTCTTGGTCATTTTTGTGAGATTTGTTTCTAAAAACCGTATCATTTTTGGTTGGTATTGTGAGGGGTTAATGTTGTATAATGCACCATGCATCTGGAAAAGTGTagaaagcaaaatatacattcaaaGTTTTACCACAAAGCAAGCACCCGTTCAGGTCAAGAAAAAGGACACGGCGAGGCTCCTAGAAACTCAccagctcctcctccccaccccaggcgaTAAACACCCACCTTTCAACGTGATTACTGGCTTGTTTTCTTCATACTCGAACCACCTAACTTTACAACTCTAGCCAGTCTgatttggtgttttgtttttgtttttttttttaatttaaatgttcttatttatttttcagagagagagagagagacagagcgcaagtggggagaggcagagagagagggagacacagaatccaaggctgtgagcaggctccaggctgcgagctgtcagtgcagagcccggcgtggggctcgaactcacaaaccgtgagatcatgacctgagccgcagttggacagtcaaccacctgagccacccaggtgcccccgagatGTCTTTTGAAgtgtaaaagtttttaattttgatgaagtcaaacttaccaggttttttttttcatggattacAGCTTTGATGTCATAGCTAAGAACTCCTTGCTTAACCCCAGATCATAAAGATTTTTCCCTATGCTTTATTCTAAATGGTTTTAAGGTTTtagctcttccatttatttaggtctatgaACCATTCTGAGCAAATTTTTATGGATGGTGTGAGATGACGATGGCCCAGCACCACTTCCTGAAAAGCCCATGCTTTCCCTGGTACGTTGCCTCGACAGCTGCGGCAGTTAAGGCTCCACCAGAGCGCCGGCGAGCAGCAGTGGGAGGCGGCTGTCAGGGCAGGTCTGTAAGGGCAAAGGTGGGCGAGGACTCTGGCACCGCTTCCCAGAGGTGGAATTGGTCCTTCCCCGGAAGGCTCAGCTGTGCTAAGTCTTTTCGACAGACTGAATCAGGCCCACCCAGGTCACATAAGATCAGTGCTTTTACATAAAGTCCACTGTATTGTGGACGTTAatctcatctacaaaatgcctTCGCAACATTTAACTTAAAACTCGATTAAGTTTTGTTTGAGTAACAGGGGACTGTAGCCTCGCCAAGTTGACACAGAAAACATCATAAcgcctttgtcaaaaattaattgggcACAAAGATGAgtgtttatttctggcctctcagTTCCTTTCtgttgatctaagtgtctgtgcTTATGCCAGAATCACATTCTTTTGATTTCTGTAGCTTTATAGTTAGTTTTGATACTGGAAAGCGCGagtctttcaactttgttcttagttttcaatattgttttggctgGGTCCTTTGCCCTTCTAGATAAATTTTAAGATCAGATTGCCAGttcctgaaaaaaaacaaaaaacaaaaaacaaaaaccaatttctgtattttgatacAAATTGCATTGACTCTAGcgatcagtttggggagaaccGCCATCTTGATAGTATTGAAGCTTCCAGTCCGTGGTCttggagccactcaggctcccgtCTTCAGTCCTCTCAGCCCCGTGGCGTGGTTTCCACGTAGTTTCCAGTGTGCAGGCCTTGCACTTCCTGTCTTCAGGGTATTCCCGAGTACGTTATTCTTTTTGGTGTCATTGCCAATGGAATGGTTTTACTGTTCTTTTCAAGCTCTTCATTGatggcatataaaaataaaattgaattttgtttagtttttttttaatgtttattaatttttgagagagagagagagacagagtgctagcgggggaggggcagagggagggggcgacacggaatcggaagcaggctccaggctccgagctgtcagcacagagcccaatgtggggctcgaacccatgaacagcgagatcatgacctgaacggaagttggacgcttaaccaactgagccccccaggtacccccaaaataaaattgaattttgtatattgatcttggaTCCTATGACCCTGTGGAATTTGTTTATTAgtcctcattttgtttttgtttttgcttttgtgttgttTGTGGATTTTTTTGGTACGGGTTCCTTGGGGTGCTCAACATATGGGACCACGTTTCTGCAAATAAAGGCAGTTTGacatcttcctttccaatctctatgccctttatttctgtttcttgcctgATTGTACTGGCTGGAACTTCCTAGTACAATGTTGGCCAGAAGTGGCCTTCCTGGTCTTAGGGCAGAGCATCAAGTCTTTTGCCATTAAGTAGGACGTTAGCTGTAGAACTTTGTGTAGTGCTCTTTGTTGGCATGGAACAGTTTCATTCTATCTGAGTGTTCAGAGTTTTTTTGAgtgagtgttggattttgtcaaacgTTTACATCACTTATTGAGAGGCTCATGTGGGttatgtcctttattttatttattttcagacgTTAAACCAACCTTGAATTCCAGGGACAAATCCCATTTGGTCGTGGTATGTAAGCCTTTTTATATGCTGCTTGATTcggtttgctaatatcttgtcgAGGACTTATGCATCTGTGTTTATGAGGGATATTGGTATGAAGTTTTgctttcttgtgatgtctttgtctgactttggtatcagtATAATTGCTAGTTTTCTGTTAATGCCATAACAAGTtgccacaaactcagtggcttgaGGCAACACAAATGTATCCTCTTAGAGTTCTTCAGGTCACAAATCCAAATTGGACCAGAGtcggctaaaatcaaggtgtgagCAACACTGCACGTCTTTCTGGAGGCTTCGGGAAAAGTTGCTTTCCTTGTGTCttcttgcttctatttttttttttttcaacgtttatttatttttgggacagagagagacagagcatgaacgggggag
It contains:
- the TOR4A gene encoding torsin-4A, which translates into the protein MDSGQPSLEAAGPGVPRPSVIAPLRAVVRLRRRVCLLRKRRPQPPGSGSASASGAPHADPDQPRFFTFDGPEPPSRTPRKRRRRSRVVLYPETSRKYRPHAERRSRAQRCLLLLVAIVGFQVLNAIENLDDNAQRYDLDGLEKALQRAVFGQPAAVGRIVALLRDYLATHVHSRPLLLALHGPSGVGKSHVGRLLARHFRAVLEDGALVLQYHARHHCPKARAAQDCREELARLVAGVVERAEAEEKTPLVVLDEAELLPLALLDELHGFLQPQRAHHFRNAIYVLLSSAGGAEITRFVLQNASRALPPRPDGARGAHGDWDAVAAVRAEEELRAGLRALLVREHPLWQAAAIVPLLLLDKRAVVSCFRDEMAGEGFFPEQARAELLAAQLKYYRVAGREFAVTGCKQVVATVNLL